One segment of Neisseria mucosa DNA contains the following:
- the gluQRS gene encoding tRNA glutamyl-Q(34) synthetase GluQRS, whose product MYIGRFAPSPTGLLHIGSLLTAVASYADARAHQGKWLVRIEDLDPPREMPGAAADILRTLEAFGFEWNGEVAYQSRRYDLYQDTLDRLQAAGLVYPCYCSRKDWQAAATQGADGFVYNGRCRNPQQRPNTQNKMPAWRIQVPNRVIGFSDGIVGQYAQNLAHDIGDFVLLRADGYWAYQLAVVADDADQGITHIVRGQDLLVSTPRQIYLQQCLGAPTPSYAHLPLLTNNQGQKWSKQTLAPALDLNQKEQLLRQVLTYLNLPDAPAVNRPQELLDWAVAHWQMDKIPKSSIITK is encoded by the coding sequence ATGTATATAGGACGTTTCGCCCCCAGCCCTACCGGCCTGCTTCATATCGGCTCCCTGCTGACCGCCGTCGCCTCCTATGCCGACGCGCGCGCCCATCAGGGCAAATGGCTGGTTCGCATTGAAGACCTTGACCCCCCGCGTGAAATGCCCGGCGCCGCTGCCGACATTTTGCGCACGCTTGAGGCTTTCGGTTTTGAGTGGAACGGCGAAGTCGCCTATCAAAGCCGCCGTTACGACCTGTATCAAGACACACTCGACCGCCTCCAAGCAGCCGGGCTGGTGTATCCCTGCTATTGCAGCCGCAAAGACTGGCAGGCAGCGGCAACTCAGGGCGCAGACGGATTTGTGTATAACGGCCGTTGCCGCAATCCACAGCAAAGACCTAACACGCAAAACAAAATGCCGGCATGGCGCATTCAAGTCCCCAATCGCGTGATCGGTTTTTCAGACGGCATTGTCGGACAATACGCACAAAATCTGGCACACGACATCGGCGATTTCGTCCTGCTTCGTGCCGACGGCTATTGGGCCTATCAGCTTGCCGTGGTTGCCGACGATGCCGATCAAGGCATAACGCATATTGTCCGCGGCCAAGATTTGCTCGTTTCCACGCCGCGCCAAATCTATCTGCAACAATGCCTCGGCGCTCCCACACCGTCCTACGCCCACCTGCCGCTATTGACCAACAACCAAGGGCAAAAGTGGTCGAAACAAACCCTTGCCCCGGCTTTGGATTTGAATCAAAAAGAACAACTCCTCCGCCAAGTCCTGACCTACCTCAACCTACCCGATGCACCCGCCGTAAACCGGCCGCAAGAATTACTCGATTGGGCGGTGGCGCACTGGCAAATGGACAAAATCCCAAAATCGTCCA
- the lptA gene encoding lipopolysaccharide transport periplasmic protein LptA — protein MIQKICKTLALVAVFAASPAFALQSDSKQPIQIEADQGSLDQNNQSTTFSGNVIIKQGTLNIRAGSVTVSRNDKSEQLMKATGSPVKFSQELDGGKGVVNGQANTVTYSSAANLVTLSGNAKVQRGGDVAEGAVITYNTKTEVYTINGSAKSGVKSAAKSGRVSVVIQPSSTQKNK, from the coding sequence ATGATACAAAAAATTTGTAAAACCTTAGCCCTTGTTGCCGTTTTTGCCGCCAGCCCGGCCTTTGCCCTGCAAAGCGACAGCAAGCAGCCGATTCAAATTGAAGCCGACCAAGGCTCGCTTGACCAAAACAACCAAAGCACCACCTTTTCCGGCAACGTCATCATCAAACAAGGCACGCTCAATATCCGTGCCGGCAGCGTAACCGTTTCACGCAACGACAAAAGCGAGCAGTTGATGAAAGCCACCGGCTCGCCCGTCAAATTCAGCCAAGAGTTGGACGGCGGTAAAGGCGTGGTCAACGGCCAAGCCAATACCGTGACGTATTCTTCCGCAGCCAACCTCGTTACCCTGTCCGGCAATGCCAAAGTGCAGCGCGGCGGCGATGTGGCCGAAGGTGCGGTCATCACGTACAACACCAAAACCGAGGTTTACACCATCAACGGCAGCGCCAAATCCGGTGTGAAATCCGCCGCGAAATCCGGCCGCGTCAGCGTGGTCATCCAGCCGTCCAGCACGCAGAAAAACAAATAA
- the lptC gene encoding LPS export ABC transporter periplasmic protein LptC codes for MKIRWRYGIAFPLVLAVSLGALAAWLGRISEVQVEEVVLNPNEPQYSMKGINGKRFDQEGRLKENLSAADAVQYPNSADVHLDKPHLSFYRDGSLLYEVGSDKAVYNIQNKKVVFEQNVVLNKAADAKRLAGIVKTERLNVDTEAQYAHTDSPVTFQYGQSGGQANGMTYDHKTGLLNFPSKVKATIYDTKNL; via the coding sequence ATGAAAATCAGATGGCGTTACGGAATCGCCTTTCCGCTGGTGTTGGCAGTCTCACTCGGCGCACTGGCGGCGTGGCTCGGCCGCATCAGCGAAGTGCAGGTCGAAGAAGTCGTCCTCAATCCGAATGAGCCGCAATATTCGATGAAAGGCATCAACGGCAAACGTTTTGACCAAGAAGGCCGTCTGAAAGAAAACCTGAGCGCGGCCGATGCCGTTCAATATCCGAATAGCGCGGACGTTCATTTGGACAAACCGCATCTTTCGTTTTACCGCGACGGCAGCCTGTTGTACGAAGTCGGCAGCGACAAGGCCGTGTACAATATTCAAAACAAAAAAGTCGTTTTTGAACAAAATGTTGTCTTAAATAAAGCGGCAGATGCCAAGCGTTTGGCCGGCATCGTCAAAACCGAACGTTTGAATGTCGATACCGAAGCACAATACGCCCATACCGACAGCCCGGTTACTTTCCAATACGGACAGTCCGGCGGTCAGGCAAACGGCATGACTTATGACCACAAAACCGGTTTGCTGAATTTCCCTTCCAAAGTGAAAGCCACAATTTATGATACAAAAAATTTGTAA
- a CDS encoding AmpG family muropeptide MFS transporter, whose translation MTTAPQSGTWRKIFSRSMLICIFTGFTSGLPLYFLINLIPAWLRSEHVDLKTIGLMALIGLPFTWKFIWSPVIDLVKLPFLGRRRGWMLVTQIGLLLTLLIYAFLNPAQHLYVIMGLSLVVAFFSASQDIVLDAFRREILSDEELGLGNSIHVNAYRIAALVPGSLSLILADLMPWHNVFIITALFMLPGLLMTLFLAKEPDIPPSVSRTFAQTVSDPFSEFFSRKGIKQAILVLLFIFLYKLGDSMATSLATPFYLDMGFSKTDIGLIAKNAGLWPAVIAGIAGGIWMLKLGINRALWVFGVAQWVTILGFAWLAGFGKFETITLTEQMMLAAVIGAEAAGVGLGTAAFVAYMARETNPAFTATQLALFTSLSAVPRTFINASAGYLIEAMGYFNFYWLCFALGIPGMLLLFKVAPWNGQKVSN comes from the coding sequence ATGACAACCGCACCCCAATCCGGCACTTGGCGCAAGATTTTCTCGCGCAGTATGCTGATTTGTATCTTTACAGGCTTCACTTCGGGGTTGCCGCTTTATTTCCTGATCAACCTGATTCCGGCATGGTTGCGCAGCGAACACGTCGATTTGAAAACCATCGGCCTGATGGCACTCATCGGCCTGCCTTTTACTTGGAAATTTATCTGGTCTCCCGTCATTGATTTGGTCAAATTACCTTTCTTAGGACGTCGGCGCGGTTGGATGCTGGTGACACAAATTGGTTTGCTGCTGACCTTGCTCATTTACGCCTTCCTAAATCCTGCCCAGCATTTATATGTAATTATGGGCTTATCGTTGGTGGTCGCCTTTTTTTCTGCCAGCCAAGATATTGTATTGGATGCATTTCGCCGCGAAATTTTGTCAGATGAAGAATTAGGCTTAGGCAACTCTATCCACGTCAATGCCTACCGTATCGCCGCTTTGGTACCCGGCTCGCTCAGCTTAATTTTGGCCGACTTGATGCCTTGGCACAACGTATTCATCATTACTGCACTATTTATGCTGCCCGGTCTGCTGATGACCCTGTTTTTAGCGAAAGAGCCTGACATTCCACCATCCGTGTCGCGTACATTTGCCCAAACGGTTTCCGACCCTTTCAGTGAATTCTTCTCCCGAAAAGGAATCAAACAAGCCATATTGGTGTTGCTGTTTATCTTCCTCTACAAACTGGGCGACAGTATGGCGACTTCCCTGGCAACGCCGTTTTATCTGGACATGGGCTTCAGCAAAACCGACATCGGCCTCATTGCCAAAAATGCCGGTTTATGGCCTGCCGTCATTGCCGGTATCGCCGGCGGTATTTGGATGTTGAAACTCGGTATCAACAGGGCATTATGGGTTTTCGGCGTGGCGCAATGGGTAACGATTCTAGGCTTTGCCTGGCTGGCGGGTTTCGGTAAATTTGAAACCATTACCCTGACGGAACAAATGATGCTTGCCGCCGTGATTGGTGCGGAAGCGGCAGGCGTAGGCTTGGGCACGGCGGCATTTGTCGCCTATATGGCCCGTGAAACCAATCCTGCTTTCACGGCCACACAATTGGCCCTCTTTACCAGCCTGTCAGCCGTTCCCCGTACATTTATCAATGCTTCGGCAGGCTATCTGATTGAAGCGATGGGTTACTTCAATTTCTACTGGCTGTGTTTTGCCCTAGGCATACCCGGCATGTTGCTGCTGTTTAAAGTGGCACCATGGAATGGTCAAAAAGTGAGTAACTAG
- the rpoN gene encoding RNA polymerase factor sigma-54 yields the protein MSSLVLKLKQTQQLNQRLQQSLRILQMSGLELEREVEDWLSDNPLLERPESDEFADSGLNRAVTMPRAGQQLGGGDAEDIWSNIAEEEDFKHYLHAQVCEHPLSQIEAVYVHVLIDFLDEQGYLTDSLEEIIDHTPLEWMLDEEALQNALDVLQTFDPPGVAAADLTESLMLQLMRLPASPARQMAAHLVQSSLQDLGKNRKQNVLRFRKLYPQADSETIEAALDMIAGLNPYPAYGFASATPTPYIQPDVWVKEGKDGWEVISNEAAWPKLQLNQEYCDLMKSAEEGAPEWKEKISEAKQRIDSLELRKSTVLRLAEYIVKNQEDFFIFGEIGLSPMLMKDAAAELGLAESTISRAANQKYLSCPRGLFALRYFFTQAVNADDEGEGFSQGAIKAVLSQLIESEDSSKPYSDEALVKLLKQRGIEIARRTVAKYRESLDIPPAHKRKFTE from the coding sequence ATGTCTTCACTCGTCCTTAAACTCAAACAGACCCAGCAGCTCAACCAGCGGCTGCAGCAGTCTCTGCGCATCTTGCAGATGTCGGGTCTTGAGCTTGAGCGCGAAGTGGAAGACTGGTTGTCGGACAATCCTCTGCTTGAGCGTCCGGAAAGCGATGAGTTTGCCGATAGCGGGCTCAACCGTGCCGTCACCATGCCGCGTGCCGGTCAGCAGTTGGGCGGCGGCGATGCCGAAGATATTTGGAGCAACATCGCCGAAGAAGAGGATTTCAAACACTATCTGCATGCCCAAGTGTGCGAGCATCCGCTCTCTCAAATAGAAGCGGTCTATGTTCATGTATTGATTGATTTTTTGGACGAACAAGGCTACCTCACCGACAGCCTCGAAGAAATCATCGACCACACGCCGTTGGAATGGATGCTGGACGAAGAAGCCCTGCAAAATGCGCTGGACGTATTGCAAACCTTTGACCCGCCCGGCGTGGCGGCGGCCGATTTGACCGAGTCGCTCATGCTGCAGCTGATGCGTTTGCCGGCTTCTCCGGCCAGACAAATGGCCGCGCATTTGGTGCAAAGTTCGCTTCAAGATTTGGGCAAAAACCGTAAACAAAACGTTCTGCGTTTCCGCAAACTTTATCCCCAGGCCGACAGCGAAACCATAGAAGCCGCGCTCGATATGATTGCCGGCTTGAATCCTTATCCGGCTTACGGCTTCGCTTCTGCCACCCCTACGCCTTATATTCAGCCTGACGTTTGGGTCAAAGAGGGCAAGGACGGCTGGGAAGTCATCAGCAACGAAGCGGCCTGGCCGAAGCTGCAGCTCAATCAGGAATATTGCGACCTGATGAAATCGGCGGAAGAGGGCGCGCCGGAGTGGAAGGAAAAAATCAGCGAAGCCAAACAGCGCATTGATTCTTTGGAATTGCGCAAAAGCACAGTCCTCCGCCTTGCCGAGTATATTGTCAAAAATCAGGAAGATTTTTTCATCTTCGGCGAAATCGGCCTGTCGCCCATGCTGATGAAAGATGCTGCCGCCGAATTGGGTTTGGCGGAAAGCACCATTTCGCGCGCCGCCAACCAGAAATATTTGTCTTGCCCGCGCGGCCTGTTTGCGTTACGCTATTTCTTCACACAGGCAGTCAATGCCGACGATGAGGGCGAAGGGTTCAGCCAAGGCGCAATCAAAGCTGTCTTGAGCCAGCTGATTGAAAGCGAAGACAGCAGCAAACCTTATTCGGACGAGGCCCTCGTCAAATTATTAAAACAACGCGGCATTGAAATCGCCAGACGTACAGTGGCTAAATATAGAGAATCATTAGACATCCCGCCGGCACACAAACGAAAATTTACCGAGTAG
- the hpf gene encoding ribosome hibernation-promoting factor, HPF/YfiA family: MNLKITGLNFDVTEAIKNYVSDKLARISRHADNIISVTITLSVEKVSQKAEADVHLAGKDLHVEAIEQDMYAAIDVLMDKLDRAVLKHKEKSGDVRSTVKPEAE; this comes from the coding sequence ATGAATCTGAAAATCACCGGTCTGAATTTTGATGTTACCGAAGCCATCAAAAACTACGTTTCCGACAAGTTGGCACGAATCAGCCGCCACGCCGACAACATCATTTCCGTGACCATCACGCTCTCGGTGGAAAAAGTCAGCCAAAAAGCCGAAGCCGATGTCCATCTGGCAGGCAAAGATTTGCACGTTGAAGCGATTGAACAGGATATGTACGCCGCGATTGATGTTTTGATGGACAAACTCGACCGCGCTGTTTTGAAACATAAAGAAAAAAGTGGCGATGTCCGCAGCACTGTCAAACCTGAAGCAGAATAG
- the lptB gene encoding LPS export ABC transporter ATP-binding protein, which produces MSAKNSRLVVQNLQKSFKKRQVVKSFSLEIESGEVIGLLGPNGAGKTTSFYMIVGLIAADAGSVMLDGQELRHLPIHERARLGVGYLPQEASIFRKMTVEQNIRAILEISMKDKSRIDAELEKLLADLNIERLRNNPAPSLSGGERRRVEIARVLAMQPRFILLDEPFAGVDPIAVIDIQKIIEFLKSRGIGVLITDHNVRETLSICDRAYIISDGTVLASGKPDDLVNNEQVRSVYLGENFKY; this is translated from the coding sequence ATGAGCGCAAAAAACAGCCGTCTTGTGGTTCAAAACCTGCAAAAAAGTTTCAAAAAACGCCAAGTCGTCAAAAGCTTCTCCCTTGAAATCGAAAGCGGCGAGGTCATCGGCCTGCTCGGCCCCAACGGCGCGGGTAAGACTACCAGCTTTTACATGATTGTCGGCCTGATTGCCGCCGATGCAGGCAGCGTGATGCTGGACGGACAAGAGTTGCGCCACCTGCCCATTCACGAACGCGCCCGCCTCGGCGTCGGCTATCTGCCGCAGGAGGCCTCGATTTTTCGCAAAATGACCGTGGAACAAAATATCCGCGCTATTTTGGAAATCAGCATGAAGGACAAAAGCCGCATCGATGCCGAACTGGAAAAACTGTTGGCTGATTTGAATATCGAGCGCCTACGCAACAACCCCGCGCCGTCCTTGTCCGGCGGCGAACGCCGCCGTGTCGAAATCGCGCGCGTGTTGGCCATGCAGCCTCGTTTCATTTTGTTGGACGAACCTTTTGCCGGCGTTGACCCGATTGCCGTCATCGATATTCAGAAAATCATCGAGTTCCTCAAATCACGCGGTATCGGCGTATTGATTACCGACCACAACGTGCGCGAAACCCTCAGCATCTGCGACCGTGCCTACATCATCAGCGACGGTACGGTATTGGCTTCAGGCAAGCCGGATGATTTGGTCAACAATGAACAAGTCCGTTCGGTTTACTTGGGTGAAAATTTTAAATATTGA
- the tal gene encoding transaldolase, with amino-acid sequence MTILSDVKALGQQIWLDNLSRSLVQSGELAEMLKQGVCGVTSNPAIFQKAFAGDALYADEVAALKQQDLTPKQRYETMAVADVQAACDVCLTEHESTGGKTGFVSLEVSPELSKDAQGTVEEARRLHAAIGRKNAMIKVPATDEGIEALETLVSDGISVNLTLLFSRAQTLKAYAAYARGIAKRLEAGHDVSHIHVVASFFISRVDAALDATLPDHLKGKIAIALAKAAYQDWAQYFGSSEFAALAEKGANRVQLLWASTGVKNPAYPDTLYVDSLIGAHTVNTVPDATLKAFIDHGTAQATLTEGVDEAQAQLAETAKLGIDVETLATRLQEDGLKQFEDAFAKLLAPLA; translated from the coding sequence ATGACTATTTTATCGGACGTTAAAGCATTAGGACAACAAATCTGGTTGGACAACCTCTCCCGTTCGCTGGTACAAAGCGGCGAATTGGCCGAAATGCTCAAACAGGGCGTGTGCGGCGTAACTTCCAATCCTGCCATTTTCCAAAAAGCCTTTGCAGGCGATGCCCTGTACGCCGACGAAGTAGCCGCGCTCAAACAGCAAGACCTGACCCCGAAACAACGCTACGAAACCATGGCGGTTGCCGACGTACAAGCCGCTTGCGACGTGTGCCTTACCGAACACGAATCCACCGGCGGCAAAACCGGCTTCGTCAGCCTCGAAGTTTCGCCCGAATTATCCAAAGACGCACAAGGCACGGTTGAAGAAGCGCGTCGCCTGCATGCCGCCATCGGCCGTAAAAATGCCATGATTAAAGTACCGGCAACCGACGAAGGCATCGAAGCGCTTGAAACCCTCGTTTCAGACGGCATCAGCGTCAACCTGACCCTGCTTTTCTCCCGTGCCCAAACCCTCAAAGCCTATGCGGCCTACGCGCGCGGCATTGCCAAACGTTTGGAAGCGGGACATGATGTTTCCCATATCCACGTTGTCGCCAGCTTCTTTATTTCCCGTGTCGATGCCGCGTTGGACGCCACCCTGCCCGACCACCTCAAAGGCAAAATCGCCATCGCGCTGGCCAAAGCCGCCTATCAAGATTGGGCGCAATACTTCGGCAGCAGCGAATTTGCCGCACTTGCCGAAAAAGGTGCCAACCGCGTACAACTTTTGTGGGCATCCACAGGCGTGAAAAACCCTGCCTATCCTGACACGTTGTACGTTGACAGCCTGATTGGCGCCCATACCGTCAACACCGTTCCCGATGCGACACTCAAAGCCTTTATCGATCACGGCACCGCCCAAGCCACGTTGACCGAAGGTGTGGACGAAGCCCAAGCGCAGCTTGCCGAAACCGCGAAACTCGGCATTGATGTCGAAACTTTGGCAACTCGTTTGCAGGAAGACGGTTTGAAACAATTTGAAGACGCTTTTGCCAAACTGCTGGCTCCCTTGGCTTAA
- a CDS encoding KpsF/GutQ family sugar-phosphate isomerase has product MAENTLYLDWARDVLDTEAEGLREIAAALDHDFVRAAEALLHCKGRVVITGMGKSGHIGRKMAATMASTGTPAFFVHPAEAAHGDLGMIVDHDVVIAISNSGESDEIAAIIPALKRKNITLICITAHPTSTMARHADIHITAAVSKEACPLGLAPTSSTTAVMALGDALAVVLLRARAFTPDDFALSHPAGSLGKRLLLRVADIMHKDEALPAVLLGTPLKEAIVRMSEKGLGMLAVTDAEGRLKGVFTDGDLRRLFQERDSFAGLKVDDIMHASPKTISADRLATEALKAMQSGHVNGLLVVEENGVLIGALNMHDLLMARIV; this is encoded by the coding sequence ATGGCGGAAAACACACTTTATCTCGACTGGGCGCGCGATGTATTGGATACGGAAGCCGAAGGTTTGCGTGAAATTGCGGCGGCTTTGGACCATGATTTTGTCCGTGCGGCGGAAGCGTTGTTGCACTGCAAGGGCAGGGTGGTCATTACCGGCATGGGCAAGTCCGGACACATTGGCCGTAAAATGGCGGCGACCATGGCTTCTACCGGCACGCCTGCGTTTTTCGTCCATCCAGCCGAAGCGGCGCACGGCGATTTGGGCATGATTGTGGACCACGATGTCGTGATTGCCATTTCCAATTCCGGTGAAAGCGATGAAATTGCGGCGATTATTCCGGCGTTGAAACGCAAAAACATCACGCTTATTTGTATCACTGCCCATCCGACTTCCACCATGGCGCGCCATGCTGATATCCATATTACCGCGGCGGTTTCCAAAGAAGCCTGCCCGCTCGGCCTTGCGCCGACTTCCAGCACGACCGCCGTGATGGCATTGGGCGATGCGCTGGCGGTTGTATTGTTGCGTGCACGCGCGTTCACGCCCGACGATTTTGCTTTAAGCCATCCGGCCGGCAGCTTGGGCAAACGCCTGCTGTTGCGCGTGGCGGATATTATGCACAAAGACGAAGCCCTGCCTGCCGTTTTGTTGGGCACGCCGTTGAAAGAGGCCATTGTCCGCATGAGTGAAAAAGGTTTGGGCATGTTGGCGGTAACCGATGCCGAAGGCCGTCTGAAAGGCGTATTTACCGATGGCGACTTGCGCCGTCTGTTTCAAGAACGCGACAGCTTTGCCGGTTTGAAAGTGGACGACATCATGCACGCTTCGCCGAAAACCATCTCCGCCGATCGCCTCGCCACAGAAGCCTTGAAAGCCATGCAAAGCGGCCATGTGAACGGTTTGCTGGTGGTCGAAGAAAACGGCGTACTGATTGGCGCGCTGAACATGCACGATTTATTGATGGCACGAATTGTCTGA
- the pgi gene encoding glucose-6-phosphate isomerase → MTAYSDAWQALEAHHADTQHVTLRERFAADAERFNNMHEILHGLLFDYSKNRLDENTLDLLCRLAEAADLPQYMQAMLNGEKINTSEHRAVLHTALRLPANAQPIYVDGENIVSKVHHELNRTLEFARQLLDGTHAGITGKPITDLVHIGIGGSDLGPRMATQALQPYWQNIRVHFVSNSDDADLTQTLLGLNPETTVFSIASKSFRTPETLLNAYAARTWYRDAGLPDSGIYRHFCAISADVAAAQNFGISPDKVFAMSDWVGGRYSVWSPIGLPLMVAVGEKAFRKMLAGAHAMDTHFFETPFRRNIPVLMALINVWYNNFQHSDGQTVVSYSHNMRLFTPWLNQLDMESLGKQRTSDGQPVSCTTGGIVFGDEGVNCQHAYFQLLHQGTRLIPVDFIVPMTTIYGNHRQHRFTVANAFAQAEALMKGKTLDEVQIELAALPQDERDRLAPQKEFPGNRPSNSLLIDSLTPFNLGMLMAAYEHRTFVQGVIWRINPFDQWGVEYGKELAKTIEPELERGTPAHDSSTNGLIAFYRNCNAASKAV, encoded by the coding sequence ATGACCGCATACTCAGACGCATGGCAGGCCTTGGAAGCCCATCATGCCGATACGCAACACGTTACTCTGCGCGAACGTTTCGCAGCAGATGCCGAACGTTTCAACAATATGCACGAAATTCTGCACGGTTTGTTATTTGATTACAGCAAAAACCGTCTGGATGAAAATACCCTTGATTTATTGTGCCGACTGGCCGAAGCAGCCGATTTGCCACAATATATGCAGGCCATGCTCAACGGCGAAAAAATCAACACCAGCGAACACCGCGCCGTCCTCCACACCGCCCTGCGCCTGCCGGCCAATGCCCAACCCATTTACGTCGACGGCGAAAACATCGTGTCCAAAGTTCATCACGAACTCAACCGCACCCTCGAATTCGCACGCCAACTTTTGGACGGCACCCACGCAGGCATTACCGGCAAACCGATTACCGACTTGGTTCACATCGGCATCGGCGGCTCCGATTTGGGCCCGCGTATGGCCACACAGGCGCTGCAACCCTATTGGCAAAACATCCGCGTCCACTTTGTCAGCAACTCCGATGATGCCGACCTGACCCAAACCCTTCTCGGCCTCAACCCCGAGACCACCGTATTCAGCATTGCCAGCAAATCGTTCCGCACACCGGAAACCCTGCTCAATGCCTATGCGGCGCGTACTTGGTACCGCGATGCAGGTTTGCCCGATTCCGGTATCTACCGCCACTTCTGCGCCATTTCCGCCGATGTGGCCGCCGCCCAAAACTTCGGCATTTCCCCCGACAAAGTCTTCGCCATGTCCGACTGGGTCGGCGGCCGCTATTCCGTCTGGTCGCCCATCGGCCTGCCGCTGATGGTTGCCGTCGGAGAAAAAGCGTTCCGCAAAATGCTGGCCGGTGCGCACGCGATGGATACCCATTTCTTCGAGACACCATTCCGCCGCAACATTCCCGTCCTGATGGCGCTCATCAACGTTTGGTACAACAACTTCCAACATTCAGACGGCCAAACCGTTGTCTCATACAGCCACAACATGCGCCTCTTCACCCCGTGGCTCAACCAGCTCGATATGGAAAGCCTCGGCAAACAACGTACTTCAGACGGCCAACCCGTTTCCTGCACCACCGGCGGCATTGTCTTCGGCGATGAAGGCGTCAACTGCCAACACGCCTACTTCCAGCTTTTACACCAAGGCACGCGTCTGATTCCCGTCGATTTCATCGTCCCCATGACCACAATCTACGGCAACCACCGCCAACACCGCTTTACCGTTGCCAATGCCTTCGCCCAAGCCGAAGCGCTGATGAAAGGCAAGACCTTAGACGAAGTCCAAATCGAATTGGCCGCCCTACCCCAAGACGAACGCGACCGACTTGCGCCACAGAAAGAATTCCCCGGCAACCGCCCGAGCAACAGCCTGCTCATCGACAGCCTGACACCTTTCAACCTCGGCATGCTGATGGCGGCTTACGAACACCGCACCTTCGTACAGGGCGTGATTTGGCGTATCAACCCCTTCGACCAATGGGGCGTGGAATACGGTAAAGAGCTGGCCAAAACCATCGAACCCGAACTCGAACGCGGCACGCCGGCACACGACAGCTCCACCAATGGTCTGATTGCCTTCTACCGCAACTGCAACGCAGCATCGAAGGCCGTCTGA
- a CDS encoding KdsC family phosphatase, with protein MQNLSSDLQQRALGIKLLILDVDGVLTDGRIFIRDNGEEIKSFHTLDGHGLKMLQASGVQTAIITGRDAPSVGIRVKQLGINYYFKGIHDKRAAYAQLREQAGVEEHECAFVGDDVVDLPVMVRCGLAVAVPEAHWFTLQYAHYVTRRSGGAGAVREVCDLIMQAQGTLEPALKEYVR; from the coding sequence ATGCAAAACCTCTCTTCCGACCTGCAACAACGCGCTTTAGGCATCAAACTGCTGATACTGGATGTGGACGGCGTTTTGACCGACGGCCGCATTTTTATCCGCGACAACGGCGAAGAAATCAAATCGTTCCACACTTTGGACGGACACGGTTTGAAAATGCTTCAGGCCAGCGGCGTGCAAACGGCGATTATTACCGGCCGCGATGCGCCTTCCGTCGGTATCCGCGTGAAGCAGCTCGGTATCAACTATTACTTCAAAGGCATTCACGACAAACGTGCCGCCTACGCCCAATTACGCGAACAGGCCGGTGTGGAGGAGCATGAGTGCGCCTTTGTCGGCGACGATGTTGTCGATTTGCCCGTGATGGTGCGTTGCGGATTGGCGGTCGCCGTCCCCGAAGCGCATTGGTTTACTTTGCAATACGCCCATTATGTAACCCGACGTTCCGGCGGCGCAGGCGCGGTGCGTGAAGTGTGCGATTTGATTATGCAGGCGCAAGGTACGCTTGAACCTGCTTTGAAAGAGTATGTACGATGA